A genomic region of Oncorhynchus mykiss isolate Arlee chromosome 16, USDA_OmykA_1.1, whole genome shotgun sequence contains the following coding sequences:
- the si:ch211-148l7.4 gene encoding zinc finger protein 27 isoform X1, producing MATVLHGNENNVLVPWLKMDAVPCSWNTTRVQESFARSKPASDTLTKLAKLVAQKQDSQSQNQLLPDVCPCVCAQCSQGFSDMAELLHHQQGEHALRKCHCCLSCGKEFSLLSSLQLHKCIRDAAPCQVCCGKTQLGAPCSACKASTSDSQSVRDKSLYHQSHHHDSRSYACAPCGKSFSQKQSLLRHQQAGCSKSATRTAKVVSPPADSPSPESAILDSSPPDSPPTDATSAPDPDRPSQCPLCAKRFRSGAGLACHQRSTHRKEWIISKCPLLKGGCTNGVHRLSKQMAGPPQPKRRGRKSQLLSCRSCDRVFLSTAKLYLHRQESHSREKDIRRDPRPLISKRRKRETYSCDVCGKVFLHHLSLKAHVKNHSREPPSHVQQVGKAAKETKLAEKTPKKPKGNISRKVGGTLVKASRGRPKKIPEEEGEFPCPSCAEVFSLQSALKEHEELHQPTGIMRHCSVCSQGIGISKKPGAKLRRAYHCVPCLKAFVTLDTFLQHCQDHLVDSGDEEGSNL from the exons ATGGCTACGGTGCTGCACGGAAATGAAAACAACGTTTTG GTGCCTTGGTTGAAGATGGATGCAGTTCCCTGCAGTTGGAACACTACAAGAGTTCAGGAGTCGTTTGCTCGGTCTAAGCCTGCCTCAGACACTCTAACAAAGCTGGCAAAACTTGTTGCACAAAAGCAAGATAGTCAAAGCCAAAACCAACTACTGCCTgatgtgtgcccgtgtgtgtgcgCACAGTGCAGCCAGGGATTCTCTGACATGGCTGAGTTATTGCACCACCAGCAGGGAGAGCATGCCTTACGTAAGTGTCATTGCTGCCTTTCCTGTGGCAAAGAGTTTTCTCTCCTATCCTCTTTGCAGTTGCACAAGTGCATTCGTGATGCTGCTCCTTGTCAGGTCTGTTGTGGTAAAACCCAGCTAGGTGCTCCATGCAGTGCGTGCAAGGCTTCAACCTCAGACTCTCAGAGTGTCCGGGATAAGTCCCTTTATCACCAGTCCCACCATCATGATAGCAGGTCATATGCCTGTGCTCCGTGTGGTAAAAGCTTTAGCCAAAAGCAATCTCTGCTTCGCCATCAGCAGGCTGGCTGTAGTAAATCTGCCACGCGAACTGCAAAAGTTGTCAGCCCTCCTGCGGACTCTCCCTCGCCTGAATCTGCCATCTTGgactcctctccccctgactctcccCCAACTGATGCCACTAGTGCCCCAGATCCTGACAGGCCAAGTCAATGCCCACTTTGCGCCAAGAGGTTTCGCTCAGGGGCTGGCCTTGCATGCCATCAGCGATCCACCCATCGGAAGGAGTGGATCATCTCCAAGTGTCCTCTACTAAAAGGAGGATGCACAAATGGGGTTCATAGATTATCGAAGCAGATGGCTGGGCCACCCCAACCAAAAAGAAGAGGCAGAAAGAGCCAGCTCCTCTCCTGTCGTTCCTGTGACAGGGTCTTCCTAAGCACTGCCAAGCTGTACTTGCACAGACAAGAGTCCCACAGCAGAGAGAAGGATATCAGAAGAGATCCAAGGCCACTGATTAGCAAGCGGAGGAAAAGAGAGACTTACTCATGTGACGTTTGTGGTAAAGTGTTCTTGCACCATTTGTCACTTAAAGCACACGTCAAGAATCATAGTCGAGAACCACCAAGCCATGTTCAGCAGGTTGGGAAAGCAGCCAAGGAGACCAAGTTAGCTGAGAAGACGCCAAAAAAGCCTAAAGGCAACATATCACGGAAGGTGGGAGGAACATTGGTCAAGGCTAGCAGAGGGAGACCAAAGAAAATTccagaagaagagggagagttTCCTTGCCCGTCTTGTGCTGAGGTGTTTTCTTTGCAGTCTGCTCTGAAGGAGCATGAGGAGCTGCATCAGCCTACAGGGATTATGAGACACTGCAGCGTGTGCAGCCAGGGCATAGGTATCTCTAAGAAGCCTGGGGCCAAGCTTCGGAGGGCCTACCATTGTGTTCCCTGCTTGAAGGCTTTTGTAACACTGGACACTTTCTTACAACATTGCCAAGATCACCTCGTTGACAGTGGCGATGAGGAAGGGAGCAATTTATGA
- the LOC110492655 gene encoding TBC1 domain family member 22B isoform X1: MATDNIIHFWRKNAKVPGSIQPVYGAQHPPLDPRIHRTFPKDTPKGNNLKSKKASSFHEFARSTNDAWDINDEDDEDLLAPIHPSSLPSTLHSVHQVPPLPLQQPSDTTREPDTGPADRLAPPTAEGCLQQEEDADCGQINGRVVVKSSSEALLNTNSVRSTLQKQQSLPVRPIIPLVARISDQNSSGAPIMTVRDKSRLDKFKYLLSCPNTDLEELRKHSWSGIPREVRPITWRLLSGYLPANMERRDLVLKRKRDEYFGFIEQYYHSRTDETYKDTYRQIHIDIPRTNPLIPLFQQPTVQEVFERILFIWAIRHPASGYVQGINDLVTPFFVVFLSEFVVEDVENFDVASLPLDTQRNIEADSFWCMTKLLDGIQDNYTFAQPGIQNNVKALEELVSRIDEDIHNYFKRYEVEYLQFAFRWMNNLLMRELPLRCTIRLWDTYQAEQEGFSHFHLYVCAAFLIEWRKEILSMVDFQGLLMLLQNLPTIHWGNEEVGLLLAEAYRLKYMFADAPNHYRR; the protein is encoded by the exons ATGGCCACCGACAACATAATTCATTTCTGGAGGAAAAACGCGAAGGTTCCAGGAAG TATACAGCCAGTTTATGGAGCACAGCATCCTCCCCTTGACCCCAGAATACACCGCAC GTTTCCTAAAGACACTCCCAAGGGAAACAATCTCAAGTCTAAAAAAGCATCTAGTTTCCACGAATTTGCCCGTAGCACCAACGACGCCTGGGACATTAATGACGAGGACGATGAGGACTTGTTAGCTCCCATTCACCCCTCATCTCTCCCGTCCACCCTGCACTCCGTGCACCAGGTGCCTCCCCTTCCTTTACAACAACCCAGTGACACCACCAGGGAGCCAGACACGGGGCCTGCAGACCGGCTGGCTCCCCCAACAGCAGAGGGCTGTCTTCAGCAGGAGGAGGACGCAGACTGTGGACAGATCAATGGCAGAGTGGTGGTGAAGTCCAGCAGTGAGGCCCTGCTCAACACCAATTCAG TGCGCTCCACCCTGCAGAAGCAACAGTCTCTTCCAGTTCGTCCTATCATCCCGTTAGTCGCCAGAATCTCCGACCAAAATTCCTCGGGGGCCCCAATCATGACAGTGCGAGACAAGAGCCGATTGGACAAATTCAAATACCTTCTGTCCTGTCCTAACACCGACCTTG AGGAGCTCCGGAAGCACAGCTGGTCAGGTATTCCACGAGAAGTGAGGCCCATTACATGGAGGCTCCTCTCT GGTTACCTCCCAGCCAACATGGAGCGCAGAGACCTGGTgctgaagaggaagagagacgagTACTTTGGCTTCATTGAACAGTATTACCACTCCAGGACAGACGAAACTTACAAAGACACATATAGACAG ATCCACATCGATATTCCAAGGACAAATCCACTAATTCCACTTTTCCAGCAGCCCACTGTGCAAGAG GTGTTTGAGAGGATCCTCTTCATCTGGGCTATCCGCCATCCAGCCAGCGGCTATGTCCAGGGAATCAATGACTTGGTCACTCCATTCTTTGTTGTCTTCCTCTCCGAATTTGTTG TGGAGGATGTGGAGAATTTTGACGTAGCTTCCCTGCCTCTTGACACCCAGAGGAACATTGAGGCAGACAGTTTCTGGTGCATGACCAAGCTGCTGGACGGAATACAG GACAACTACACCTTTGCTCAGCCAGGGATTCAGAACAATGTGAAAGCTTTGGAAGAATTGGTCAGCAGAATCGATG AGGACATACACAACTACTTTAAGAGGTATGAGGTGGAATACCTGCAGTTTGCTTTTCGTTGGATGAACAACCTGCTGATGAGAGAGCTACCTCTACGCTGCACCATACGCCTCTGGGACACCTatcag GCTGAACAAGAGGGCTTCTCCCACTTCCACCTCTACGTCTGTGCTGCTTTCCTGATCGAGTGGCGCAAAGAGATCCTCTCCATGGTCGATTTTCAG GGTCTTCTCATGTTACTCCAGAACCTTCCCACAATCCACTGGGGGAATGAGGAAGTGGGCCTTCTCCTGGCTGAAGCGTACAGACTCAAGTACATGTTCGCTGACGCGCCCAATCACTACAGGAGATAG
- the LOC110492655 gene encoding TBC1 domain family member 22B isoform X2: MATDNIIHFWRKNAKVPGRFPKDTPKGNNLKSKKASSFHEFARSTNDAWDINDEDDEDLLAPIHPSSLPSTLHSVHQVPPLPLQQPSDTTREPDTGPADRLAPPTAEGCLQQEEDADCGQINGRVVVKSSSEALLNTNSVRSTLQKQQSLPVRPIIPLVARISDQNSSGAPIMTVRDKSRLDKFKYLLSCPNTDLEELRKHSWSGIPREVRPITWRLLSGYLPANMERRDLVLKRKRDEYFGFIEQYYHSRTDETYKDTYRQIHIDIPRTNPLIPLFQQPTVQEVFERILFIWAIRHPASGYVQGINDLVTPFFVVFLSEFVVEDVENFDVASLPLDTQRNIEADSFWCMTKLLDGIQDNYTFAQPGIQNNVKALEELVSRIDEDIHNYFKRYEVEYLQFAFRWMNNLLMRELPLRCTIRLWDTYQAEQEGFSHFHLYVCAAFLIEWRKEILSMVDFQGLLMLLQNLPTIHWGNEEVGLLLAEAYRLKYMFADAPNHYRR, translated from the exons ATGGCCACCGACAACATAATTCATTTCTGGAGGAAAAACGCGAAGGTTCCAGGAAG GTTTCCTAAAGACACTCCCAAGGGAAACAATCTCAAGTCTAAAAAAGCATCTAGTTTCCACGAATTTGCCCGTAGCACCAACGACGCCTGGGACATTAATGACGAGGACGATGAGGACTTGTTAGCTCCCATTCACCCCTCATCTCTCCCGTCCACCCTGCACTCCGTGCACCAGGTGCCTCCCCTTCCTTTACAACAACCCAGTGACACCACCAGGGAGCCAGACACGGGGCCTGCAGACCGGCTGGCTCCCCCAACAGCAGAGGGCTGTCTTCAGCAGGAGGAGGACGCAGACTGTGGACAGATCAATGGCAGAGTGGTGGTGAAGTCCAGCAGTGAGGCCCTGCTCAACACCAATTCAG TGCGCTCCACCCTGCAGAAGCAACAGTCTCTTCCAGTTCGTCCTATCATCCCGTTAGTCGCCAGAATCTCCGACCAAAATTCCTCGGGGGCCCCAATCATGACAGTGCGAGACAAGAGCCGATTGGACAAATTCAAATACCTTCTGTCCTGTCCTAACACCGACCTTG AGGAGCTCCGGAAGCACAGCTGGTCAGGTATTCCACGAGAAGTGAGGCCCATTACATGGAGGCTCCTCTCT GGTTACCTCCCAGCCAACATGGAGCGCAGAGACCTGGTgctgaagaggaagagagacgagTACTTTGGCTTCATTGAACAGTATTACCACTCCAGGACAGACGAAACTTACAAAGACACATATAGACAG ATCCACATCGATATTCCAAGGACAAATCCACTAATTCCACTTTTCCAGCAGCCCACTGTGCAAGAG GTGTTTGAGAGGATCCTCTTCATCTGGGCTATCCGCCATCCAGCCAGCGGCTATGTCCAGGGAATCAATGACTTGGTCACTCCATTCTTTGTTGTCTTCCTCTCCGAATTTGTTG TGGAGGATGTGGAGAATTTTGACGTAGCTTCCCTGCCTCTTGACACCCAGAGGAACATTGAGGCAGACAGTTTCTGGTGCATGACCAAGCTGCTGGACGGAATACAG GACAACTACACCTTTGCTCAGCCAGGGATTCAGAACAATGTGAAAGCTTTGGAAGAATTGGTCAGCAGAATCGATG AGGACATACACAACTACTTTAAGAGGTATGAGGTGGAATACCTGCAGTTTGCTTTTCGTTGGATGAACAACCTGCTGATGAGAGAGCTACCTCTACGCTGCACCATACGCCTCTGGGACACCTatcag GCTGAACAAGAGGGCTTCTCCCACTTCCACCTCTACGTCTGTGCTGCTTTCCTGATCGAGTGGCGCAAAGAGATCCTCTCCATGGTCGATTTTCAG GGTCTTCTCATGTTACTCCAGAACCTTCCCACAATCCACTGGGGGAATGAGGAAGTGGGCCTTCTCCTGGCTGAAGCGTACAGACTCAAGTACATGTTCGCTGACGCGCCCAATCACTACAGGAGATAG
- the si:ch211-148l7.4 gene encoding zinc finger protein 27 isoform X2, translating to MDAVPCSWNTTRVQESFARSKPASDTLTKLAKLVAQKQDSQSQNQLLPDVCPCVCAQCSQGFSDMAELLHHQQGEHALRKCHCCLSCGKEFSLLSSLQLHKCIRDAAPCQVCCGKTQLGAPCSACKASTSDSQSVRDKSLYHQSHHHDSRSYACAPCGKSFSQKQSLLRHQQAGCSKSATRTAKVVSPPADSPSPESAILDSSPPDSPPTDATSAPDPDRPSQCPLCAKRFRSGAGLACHQRSTHRKEWIISKCPLLKGGCTNGVHRLSKQMAGPPQPKRRGRKSQLLSCRSCDRVFLSTAKLYLHRQESHSREKDIRRDPRPLISKRRKRETYSCDVCGKVFLHHLSLKAHVKNHSREPPSHVQQVGKAAKETKLAEKTPKKPKGNISRKVGGTLVKASRGRPKKIPEEEGEFPCPSCAEVFSLQSALKEHEELHQPTGIMRHCSVCSQGIGISKKPGAKLRRAYHCVPCLKAFVTLDTFLQHCQDHLVDSGDEEGSNL from the coding sequence ATGGATGCAGTTCCCTGCAGTTGGAACACTACAAGAGTTCAGGAGTCGTTTGCTCGGTCTAAGCCTGCCTCAGACACTCTAACAAAGCTGGCAAAACTTGTTGCACAAAAGCAAGATAGTCAAAGCCAAAACCAACTACTGCCTgatgtgtgcccgtgtgtgtgcgCACAGTGCAGCCAGGGATTCTCTGACATGGCTGAGTTATTGCACCACCAGCAGGGAGAGCATGCCTTACGTAAGTGTCATTGCTGCCTTTCCTGTGGCAAAGAGTTTTCTCTCCTATCCTCTTTGCAGTTGCACAAGTGCATTCGTGATGCTGCTCCTTGTCAGGTCTGTTGTGGTAAAACCCAGCTAGGTGCTCCATGCAGTGCGTGCAAGGCTTCAACCTCAGACTCTCAGAGTGTCCGGGATAAGTCCCTTTATCACCAGTCCCACCATCATGATAGCAGGTCATATGCCTGTGCTCCGTGTGGTAAAAGCTTTAGCCAAAAGCAATCTCTGCTTCGCCATCAGCAGGCTGGCTGTAGTAAATCTGCCACGCGAACTGCAAAAGTTGTCAGCCCTCCTGCGGACTCTCCCTCGCCTGAATCTGCCATCTTGgactcctctccccctgactctcccCCAACTGATGCCACTAGTGCCCCAGATCCTGACAGGCCAAGTCAATGCCCACTTTGCGCCAAGAGGTTTCGCTCAGGGGCTGGCCTTGCATGCCATCAGCGATCCACCCATCGGAAGGAGTGGATCATCTCCAAGTGTCCTCTACTAAAAGGAGGATGCACAAATGGGGTTCATAGATTATCGAAGCAGATGGCTGGGCCACCCCAACCAAAAAGAAGAGGCAGAAAGAGCCAGCTCCTCTCCTGTCGTTCCTGTGACAGGGTCTTCCTAAGCACTGCCAAGCTGTACTTGCACAGACAAGAGTCCCACAGCAGAGAGAAGGATATCAGAAGAGATCCAAGGCCACTGATTAGCAAGCGGAGGAAAAGAGAGACTTACTCATGTGACGTTTGTGGTAAAGTGTTCTTGCACCATTTGTCACTTAAAGCACACGTCAAGAATCATAGTCGAGAACCACCAAGCCATGTTCAGCAGGTTGGGAAAGCAGCCAAGGAGACCAAGTTAGCTGAGAAGACGCCAAAAAAGCCTAAAGGCAACATATCACGGAAGGTGGGAGGAACATTGGTCAAGGCTAGCAGAGGGAGACCAAAGAAAATTccagaagaagagggagagttTCCTTGCCCGTCTTGTGCTGAGGTGTTTTCTTTGCAGTCTGCTCTGAAGGAGCATGAGGAGCTGCATCAGCCTACAGGGATTATGAGACACTGCAGCGTGTGCAGCCAGGGCATAGGTATCTCTAAGAAGCCTGGGGCCAAGCTTCGGAGGGCCTACCATTGTGTTCCCTGCTTGAAGGCTTTTGTAACACTGGACACTTTCTTACAACATTGCCAAGATCACCTCGTTGACAGTGGCGATGAGGAAGGGAGCAATTTATGA